CCCTGTCGGAGGAGATGAGCTACAAGGAGATCGCCCGGACGATGAAGATTCCGATCGGCACCGTGATGTCCCGCCTGCACCGGGGCCGGCGAATCCTCCAGGAACGGCTCCACGATTACGCCGCCCGCCGCCACCTTGTCGGCAGAGCGGCCCTCGAGGCCACGGGCGCCTCCCGCCTCCCCCACGTCTCTGCGGCTAAGCCGGAGCCGGTCGGAGCTCCGCCGCGAGCGTCTCCTCGAGGCTTCCGAGCTCCCCTTCGAAGGAATGTCCGGCTCCGTCCACGACCGCCAGCCGCGCCCGCGGACCGATCTCCGCGATCAGGCGTCGCACCGCCGGAAGCGGTCCGAAAGCGTCCTCCGAGCCCTGGACCACGAGCACCGGCTTGTCGGTGCGCTTGAGAAAACTGAAGGGCCACAGCGTGAGCGGGATGCCGATGCCGATCAGATCGGCGACGCGCGAATCGGCAGCCGCCGCCTCGAAACCGACCCAGGCTCCGAACGAATAGCCGAGCAGCGTGACGGGCAGGCCGGGAAGCCTCGAGGCGAGCGCCTCGAGCGCGGCGCGGGCGTCCCCCCTCTCCCCTTTTCCCCCATCGAAGCTCCCGGCCGATCTTCCGACGCCGCGGAAATTGAAGCGCAGCGTGGCGAAGCCGCGCCGGTGGAGCGCCCGGGCCGCCCGAAAGACGACGGGGTTGTGCATCGAGCCTCCGTACAGGGGATGGGGATGGCACACCAGCGCCGCTCGAGCCGGCTCGCCCGCCGGCACCCGAAACACTGCCTCGAGGCTCCCCGCGGGACCGGCGAGGCTCAATGTCTCGATCCGTGGCACGCCCCGGCCCCTCGCCGGCGGCTTTCTGTCAGGCTTTTCCTCGGTCACGGTTGTCTTTTCCAACCCGATGCATGAGAATTCCTCCGCCTTGAAGCGGCACGCTTGCCGCACATGATACGCGACGCCGGCGGTGGCGACGCCGGCGGAGCGCTCCGGGAACAGGACGCGGCGTCGCTCCATCCAGTTTCCTTCCGCGCACCTCGATCCTGCCCGCCTCTCCCTCGATCGGCCGCCGGGCGCGAGCTTCCCGGCCGGCAAAGGCGTCGATTCTCGACGACCGCCGGTCCACGGATCGCCGAGACGGCTGCGCGGAGCCTGGCGGCGAGGCGGCGGGCGCGTATGATAGGGTAAGCGCGCCGGACGCCGCCGCACGGCAAGCGCGTCTCTGCCCTCGAACGCAGGGTGATCCAAGGCCACACCAACGGGATCGGGATTCGTGATGGTGAAGGAACCAGCGCGAGACGGCTCACTGCGCGCCAGCGAACCGGGCGGGTGCGCGCCCCGCCGCATTCGGGTCCTGGTGGTCGGCACTCGCTACCTTCCGGTCTACTCGGGAGCGGCGCAGCAGGAGCACGACGTGCTGCGCCGGCTGGGCGGGCAGGGCGTGGAGGGCACGGTCCTGACGTTGCGCCTTCAAGGGCTGTCCCGGCAGGAGACTCTGGACGGCGTGCGCATTCTTCGTCTCGGAAGGGGCGGCGGCCGGCTGTCGCGGCTGGCCTTCACGATCGAAGTGTTTGGCTATCTCCTGCTCCGGGGGGGGAGGTTCGATCTGATCCACGCCATCAGTCCGGGATGGGCTTGCTTCCTGGTTCCCCTGGCATCCCGGGCCCGCGGGATTCCGGCGATGTACACCAGCACGCTGATGGGTTCGGATGACGCCTGGTCGATTCGCGAGCAGTCGCTCGGTTGGCTGAAGACGCGGCTGATGCGCTCCTACCGCGCCATCACGGCCTCCACGACACGGCAAGTGGAGCTTTTCGCCGCGGCCGGCTACCGCGCCGATCGGCTTGTGGAGCTGACCTGCGGCATCGACGACGATTACTACGTCCCGGGCCGCAACGCCGGCTGCCG
The DNA window shown above is from Candidatus Polarisedimenticolia bacterium and carries:
- a CDS encoding alpha/beta fold hydrolase is translated as MERRRVLFPERSAGVATAGVAYHVRQACRFKAEEFSCIGLEKTTVTEEKPDRKPPARGRGVPRIETLSLAGPAGSLEAVFRVPAGEPARAALVCHPHPLYGGSMHNPVVFRAARALHRRGFATLRFNFRGVGRSAGSFDGGKGERGDARAALEALASRLPGLPVTLLGYSFGAWVGFEAAAADSRVADLIGIGIPLTLWPFSFLKRTDKPVLVVQGSEDAFGPLPAVRRLIAEIGPRARLAVVDGAGHSFEGELGSLEETLAAELRPAPA
- a CDS encoding glycosyltransferase family 4 protein; the protein is MVKEPARDGSLRASEPGGCAPRRIRVLVVGTRYLPVYSGAAQQEHDVLRRLGGQGVEGTVLTLRLQGLSRQETLDGVRILRLGRGGGRLSRLAFTIEVFGYLLLRGGRFDLIHAISPGWACFLVPLASRARGIPAMYTSTLMGSDDAWSIREQSLGWLKTRLMRSYRAITASTTRQVELFAAAGYRADRLVELTCGIDDDYYVPGRNAGCRRELRKLAGRDDEGPVLLFIGTLSPRKKVDLLVEAFRLLLPQHPSAVLVLMGPKSREEDFGMDEAYVHDLKRRSLSPDLRGHVVFLGRIDQAERKREVLHASDLLALFSEHEGLGLVVLEAMACAVPPVLAPIPGVFDYVVDDGRNGRIAASRDLAALTAALADVLSSEEKRLAMGRAARDTIQRRFSMSLIASQYLDLYRRLARRGGA